A single Calidifontibacter indicus DNA region contains:
- a CDS encoding TOBE domain-containing protein, whose translation MPRIRIRDAATFLGVSDDTVRRWIDNGALTAQTDDAGRKVIDGKALAQFARSSAHSMPDPSGVAGSARNRFVGIVTDVVMDKVMAQVELQCGPFRVVSLMSSEAARELGLEPGSVAVAVIKSTNVIVETPGGES comes from the coding sequence ATGCCGCGAATCCGGATCCGCGATGCTGCCACCTTCTTGGGTGTCAGCGATGACACCGTCCGTCGGTGGATCGACAACGGCGCCCTGACCGCGCAGACCGACGACGCGGGCCGCAAGGTGATCGACGGCAAGGCGTTGGCGCAGTTCGCCCGCTCGTCGGCGCACTCGATGCCCGACCCGTCGGGTGTGGCCGGCTCGGCCCGCAATCGTTTCGTCGGCATCGTCACCGATGTCGTGATGGACAAGGTGATGGCGCAGGTCGAGCTGCAGTGCGGGCCGTTCCGCGTCGTCTCGCTGATGTCGAGCGAAGCTGCCCGCGAACTCGGCCTCGAGCCCGGTTCGGTGGCCGTCGCGGTGATCAAGTCGACGAATGTCATCGTCGAAACCCCTGGAGGAGAATCGTGA
- a CDS encoding ABC transporter permease produces the protein MPAAAGAVFVLLPLAAMLLKVDWANFPSLVTSESSRAALVLSLKTSVASTLLCVLLGVPMAMVLARTRFRGQRIVRSLVLLPLVLPPVVGGIALLYTFGRRGLLGHTLEVLGIQIAFSTIAVVIAQAFVALPFLVLSLEGTLRSVGQRYEEVAATLGGKPTFVLTRVTFPLVLPGLASGAVLAFARSLGEFGATLTFAGSLQGVTRTLPLEIYLQRETDADAAVALSLVLVVVAVLVVSLAQGRGKR, from the coding sequence GTGCCCGCCGCGGCCGGCGCCGTCTTCGTGCTGCTGCCGCTCGCGGCGATGCTGCTGAAGGTCGACTGGGCCAACTTCCCGAGCCTGGTCACCTCCGAATCCTCCAGAGCCGCACTGGTTCTCAGCCTGAAGACCTCCGTGGCGTCGACGCTGCTGTGCGTGCTGCTCGGGGTGCCGATGGCGATGGTGCTGGCGCGCACCCGATTTCGCGGTCAGCGCATCGTGCGCTCGCTGGTGCTGCTGCCGTTGGTGCTGCCGCCGGTGGTCGGCGGTATCGCGCTGCTCTACACCTTCGGCCGGCGCGGGCTGCTCGGTCACACCCTGGAGGTGCTCGGCATCCAGATCGCGTTCTCGACCATCGCGGTGGTGATCGCGCAGGCGTTCGTCGCGCTGCCGTTCCTGGTGCTGAGCCTCGAGGGCACCCTGCGCAGCGTCGGTCAGCGTTACGAGGAGGTGGCCGCGACGCTCGGTGGCAAGCCGACGTTCGTGCTCACCCGGGTGACCTTCCCGTTGGTGCTGCCCGGTCTCGCGTCGGGTGCGGTGCTCGCCTTCGCGCGCTCGCTGGGGGAGTTCGGCGCGACCCTCACCTTCGCCGGCAGCCTGCAGGGCGTCACCCGCACGCTGCCGCTGGAGATCTACCTGCAGCGTGAGACGGACGCCGACGCCGCGGTCGCGCTGTCGTTGGTGCTGGTCGTGGTGGCGGTGTTGGTGGTCTCGCTGGCGCAGGGACGAGGCAAGCGGTGA
- a CDS encoding sulfate/molybdate ABC transporter ATP-binding protein: MRATLTARGLDVEIGLAPGEHVAVLGPNGAGKSTVLGLVSGLLRPDSGRAELDGRVLFDERHWVPPHARGVTLLAQDPLLFPHLSVRDNVAFGPRASGLGARAARDIAQEFLTEVDAAEFADRKPAQLSGGQAQRVAIARALAARPALMLLDEPMAALDVAAAPMLRRVLRRVLEGRSALIVTHDVLDAVLLADRVVVVEGGRIVEEGPTAEVVARPRTPFTAGLAGLNLIRGRVTTESVLEDDHGVEVTGTPTEPLTSGERGLAVFSPNSVAVHDDRPHGSPRNTFPVTITELEPRESLVRVRAVDRSGDTLLADVTASSVGELDLYPGKQVFFAVKATAVTVYPS; the protein is encoded by the coding sequence ATGCGGGCGACGCTCACCGCCCGTGGGCTCGATGTCGAAATCGGTTTGGCCCCAGGCGAACACGTCGCGGTGCTCGGTCCGAACGGTGCGGGCAAGTCGACCGTGCTCGGCCTGGTCTCCGGGCTGCTGCGCCCCGACTCCGGGCGCGCCGAACTCGACGGACGGGTGCTGTTCGACGAACGCCACTGGGTGCCCCCGCACGCCCGCGGCGTCACCCTGCTGGCCCAAGACCCGCTGCTGTTCCCGCACCTCAGCGTGCGCGACAACGTGGCGTTCGGTCCACGTGCGTCGGGCCTCGGGGCGCGTGCCGCACGGGACATCGCGCAGGAGTTCCTGACCGAGGTCGACGCTGCGGAGTTCGCCGATCGGAAGCCGGCTCAACTGTCCGGCGGTCAGGCGCAACGGGTGGCGATCGCGCGGGCGCTCGCGGCGCGTCCGGCCCTGATGCTGCTCGACGAACCGATGGCGGCGCTCGACGTCGCCGCCGCCCCCATGTTGCGGCGGGTGTTGCGGCGGGTGCTCGAGGGGCGCTCGGCGTTGATCGTGACCCACGACGTGCTCGATGCGGTGCTGCTCGCCGATCGGGTGGTCGTCGTCGAAGGAGGCCGGATCGTCGAGGAGGGCCCGACCGCCGAGGTGGTCGCCCGCCCGCGCACCCCGTTCACCGCGGGTCTCGCCGGCCTCAACCTGATCCGCGGACGGGTCACGACGGAGTCGGTGCTGGAGGACGACCACGGGGTCGAGGTGACCGGCACCCCGACCGAACCGTTGACCTCCGGTGAGCGGGGGCTTGCGGTGTTCAGCCCGAACTCCGTTGCGGTGCACGACGATCGGCCCCACGGCAGCCCGCGCAACACTTTCCCGGTGACGATCACCGAGCTCGAACCGCGCGAGTCGCTGGTCCGCGTCCGCGCCGTCGACCGGTCGGGCGACACGCTGCTCGCCGACGTGACGGCGTCGTCGGTGGGGGAGCTGGATCTCTACCCGGGCAAGCAGGTGTTCTTCGCGGTCAAGGCGACGGCGGTGACCGTCTACCCGTCGTGA
- a CDS encoding sensor histidine kinase, giving the protein MLALMIAWTTIDRSGSQYTTLFSVAMVGVGSVGYCMVRGFTPYGACVVSVAVLIIHIAAPPGDQVVPITVALFSSYIALSGEALWSAAAVLVFNLVVVAVPYLKGDERDIAIVLVDSLARLATVLAVVICVRGGRRAALELDRQAVRSAAQRRLESHALAQEAQTRWVNHFLHDGVVHALRAVTLGQRLSRREVQSSAALVVADLARLGGPNALAVNLRAELARAARDIELEVRWNVEEISAPVAVREALCQAIREALRNVRLHSGCGSAEVTVRRVGRGLRASVRDGGVGFDATRLPEDHFGVRNGIVGRFNDVGGTARVRSGARGTTVSFEWSPARSLGDWRGAFEVRSLAGDVGIPYVLLNVVQMALIAHTLAAPAFAVLATVLTSLVWFRAWRTLRKRDATGPEAAALMAIGLSASLAGGLSVPGTFEPTTYWLAGGTLVLFIFAIVARPVVETIPWVFLLLVGPTTLLAWRGADLAQLRQMAPALGMPATGVAMGYLVRFLLDRLGTHTEERMQAERESYERVAASAAREQLLAERVTDLNERIAPFLAEIALGRLDCRDPEVQRVAGVYEARVRDVLGGRITTWPVELVGIVDDLRVRGANLSLARHADGVECQAVLVRSVLSSLEPMDVSEVQVRVSWTPRPSGSLVAVNVTPYVARVERRLIGRLPAGSKIQTDRHSYLRFSHEGCVPAIEHGPGKSGHASRREIETIER; this is encoded by the coding sequence GTGCTCGCCCTGATGATTGCGTGGACGACAATCGATCGGTCGGGTAGCCAGTACACGACGCTCTTTTCAGTCGCCATGGTGGGCGTTGGCTCCGTTGGTTACTGCATGGTTCGCGGTTTCACCCCGTACGGTGCGTGTGTCGTTTCCGTCGCCGTGCTGATCATCCACATCGCGGCCCCACCCGGCGATCAGGTCGTGCCGATCACGGTCGCCCTCTTCAGCAGCTACATCGCGTTGTCCGGGGAAGCGCTGTGGAGCGCCGCTGCGGTACTCGTCTTCAATCTCGTTGTCGTCGCCGTGCCCTACCTCAAGGGTGACGAACGCGACATCGCGATCGTGCTGGTCGATTCGCTGGCACGGCTCGCAACGGTGCTCGCGGTGGTGATCTGCGTGCGGGGCGGGCGCAGAGCGGCCCTCGAACTCGACCGCCAGGCGGTGCGATCGGCCGCGCAGCGGCGACTTGAATCCCACGCCCTGGCGCAGGAGGCGCAGACCCGATGGGTGAACCACTTTCTGCACGACGGCGTGGTGCACGCCCTCCGAGCCGTCACGTTGGGGCAGCGACTCAGTCGGCGCGAGGTTCAATCGTCGGCAGCCCTTGTTGTTGCCGATCTTGCCAGGCTGGGCGGTCCCAATGCGCTGGCGGTGAACCTACGCGCCGAGCTCGCGCGAGCCGCGCGCGACATCGAACTCGAGGTTCGCTGGAATGTCGAGGAGATCTCCGCCCCGGTGGCGGTCCGCGAGGCGCTGTGCCAAGCCATCCGTGAGGCGTTGCGCAATGTGCGTCTGCACAGCGGTTGCGGCAGTGCCGAGGTCACCGTTCGCCGGGTCGGCCGTGGACTGCGTGCCAGTGTCCGCGACGGTGGCGTCGGCTTCGATGCCACGAGGTTGCCGGAGGACCACTTCGGGGTACGCAACGGAATCGTCGGCAGATTCAATGACGTCGGAGGCACCGCACGAGTGAGGTCGGGTGCTCGTGGGACGACGGTGTCCTTCGAGTGGTCACCGGCACGATCGTTGGGCGACTGGCGCGGTGCGTTCGAGGTCCGATCGTTGGCCGGAGATGTTGGCATCCCATACGTCCTGCTGAATGTTGTTCAGATGGCGCTGATCGCTCACACGCTCGCCGCCCCGGCATTCGCCGTGCTGGCAACCGTGCTGACCTCGCTCGTGTGGTTCCGGGCATGGCGCACCCTGCGTAAGCGCGATGCCACCGGACCGGAAGCGGCCGCGTTGATGGCAATCGGTCTGAGCGCATCACTCGCCGGTGGTCTGTCGGTGCCAGGCACTTTCGAGCCGACGACCTATTGGTTGGCCGGTGGCACCCTCGTGCTGTTCATCTTTGCGATCGTGGCACGTCCGGTGGTCGAGACGATCCCGTGGGTATTCCTGCTGCTCGTCGGCCCCACCACGCTCCTGGCTTGGCGCGGGGCCGATCTCGCGCAGTTGCGCCAGATGGCGCCGGCCCTCGGCATGCCAGCGACGGGTGTTGCCATGGGTTACCTTGTCCGGTTCCTCCTCGACCGGCTCGGAACGCACACAGAGGAGCGGATGCAGGCCGAGCGAGAAAGCTACGAGCGCGTTGCGGCATCCGCGGCGAGGGAGCAGCTTCTGGCCGAGCGCGTCACCGATCTCAACGAACGGATCGCTCCTTTCCTTGCGGAGATCGCGCTCGGCCGGCTCGACTGTCGCGATCCGGAGGTGCAGCGGGTCGCCGGGGTCTACGAGGCGCGGGTGCGGGACGTGCTCGGCGGTCGCATCACGACCTGGCCGGTCGAGCTCGTCGGGATCGTCGACGACCTCCGCGTGCGTGGCGCGAATCTGTCGTTGGCGCGCCACGCCGACGGGGTTGAGTGCCAAGCCGTTCTTGTCCGGTCGGTGCTCTCGAGCCTGGAGCCGATGGATGTGAGCGAGGTACAGGTGAGGGTCAGTTGGACTCCCCGCCCGAGCGGCAGCCTGGTCGCGGTCAATGTCACCCCGTATGTGGCGCGGGTCGAGCGGCGACTGATCGGACGGTTGCCGGCAGGCAGCAAGATCCAGACCGATCGCCACTCCTATCTACGATTCAGTCACGAAGGATGTGTCCCAGCCATCGAGCACGGTCCCGGAAAATCGGGACATGCGTCGCGACGTGAAATCGAGACGATTGAGCGGTGA
- the modA gene encoding molybdate ABC transporter substrate-binding protein, translating into MVAVLGGRGSSSDEGALSTSGSNAGSSSASSKSESGTLTVFAAASLKKTFTELGKQFETAHPGVKVTFSFAGSSDLVTQLQQGAPADIFASADTKNMDKATNDKLVAEEPTLFASNTLQIAVPPKNPKGINSLTDLTKPGLKVVICAPQVPCGSATKTVEKAANVTLKPASEESSVTDVLNKVTAGEADAGLIYRTDVAGADGKVEGIDFAQSSEAVNKYPIAALSSSKQADLAKQFIALVTGTAGQKVLADAGFAKP; encoded by the coding sequence ATGGTGGCGGTGCTCGGTGGCCGCGGGTCGTCGTCCGACGAGGGCGCGTTGAGCACGTCCGGTTCGAACGCGGGGTCCAGCAGCGCCTCCTCGAAGTCGGAGTCGGGCACGCTCACCGTGTTCGCGGCGGCCTCGCTGAAGAAGACCTTCACCGAGCTCGGCAAGCAGTTCGAGACGGCCCACCCTGGGGTCAAGGTGACCTTCAGCTTCGCTGGGTCGTCCGACCTGGTCACCCAGTTGCAGCAGGGCGCCCCGGCCGACATCTTCGCCTCGGCCGACACCAAGAACATGGACAAGGCGACCAACGACAAGCTCGTCGCGGAGGAGCCGACCCTGTTCGCCTCCAACACGCTGCAGATCGCGGTGCCGCCGAAGAACCCCAAGGGCATCAACTCGCTCACCGACCTCACCAAGCCCGGTCTGAAGGTCGTCATCTGCGCGCCGCAGGTGCCCTGCGGGTCGGCCACCAAGACGGTCGAGAAGGCCGCCAATGTGACGCTGAAGCCGGCCAGCGAGGAGTCGTCGGTGACCGACGTGCTCAACAAGGTGACCGCGGGGGAGGCGGACGCCGGCCTGATCTACCGCACCGACGTCGCCGGCGCCGACGGCAAGGTCGAGGGCATCGACTTCGCGCAGTCGTCCGAGGCGGTCAACAAGTATCCGATCGCCGCCTTGAGCTCAAGCAAGCAGGCCGACCTGGCCAAGCAGTTCATCGCCCTGGTCACCGGCACCGCGGGGCAGAAGGTGCTCGCCGACGCCGGGTTCGCCAAGCCGTGA
- a CDS encoding CHAP domain-containing protein: protein MLLFLVSAGVRAPEARALITLDQFVSSTTGQSLANAQGEYRGECVSLVAQYLGQVHGITVDHWGNAVDYRAGGTGGNQLAARGFTWSTDTNFRDGDIVVWGSGAWTTSYGHIAVWYHGQIYDQNFNGRRTGGSHAFFGYGYLGHWRKTPPISNQLPQASLDDVNGGPGQIRVRGWAFDRDNLAAQLGVHVYMGGPAGSGAPGYAIAANTSRPDVENVFGPVGQYHGFDSWISTNMRGTFAVYVYAINVPQGDNPLIGQRTVTVSDPNPFGRVDSATSPSPGYLRVRGWAADPNSTTASIGVHLYVGAPAGTAGADVKAVTANLSRSDIAATYPEYGDKHGFDLTFYTGRRGAVPVYGYALNTGPGDNQAIGSGTATVAAPKYVSLAPSRVLDTRYGIGAPKAVVPAGGRVDLQVTGVGGVPAGASAVVLNVTAVSPTGPGSGYVTVWPTGAVRPTASNLNFVPGQTVPNLVVTKVGTGGKVSLYTAARTQLIADVAGYYPAGAAYTGVTPVRVLDTRYGIGAPKVRIPAGGTVTVTIGGANGVPANASAAVVNITTVGPAGAGSVTAYPAGVAVPSALSVSYRSNQTIAGMGVVKLGTGGKITLRSTASTELIVDLDGWVPAVGDTVAFTPTRLVTNRAVASGGSFTVQVAGVAGVPANAKAVQVTVTAANPSTAGYLTVYPTGGARPVVSNLNYTTGGSISNSAIVKVGTGGTITVFASGATPVTVDTSAYWTP, encoded by the coding sequence ATGCTTCTCTTCTTGGTGAGCGCCGGTGTGAGAGCGCCCGAGGCCAGAGCGCTCATCACTCTTGACCAGTTCGTCAGCTCGACCACCGGGCAGTCGTTGGCCAACGCACAGGGCGAGTATCGCGGTGAGTGCGTGAGCCTTGTTGCTCAATACCTCGGTCAGGTCCATGGGATCACTGTCGACCACTGGGGCAACGCCGTCGACTATCGCGCCGGTGGCACCGGCGGCAACCAACTCGCCGCGCGCGGCTTCACCTGGTCGACGGACACCAACTTCCGAGATGGCGACATTGTCGTCTGGGGCTCGGGCGCATGGACGACGTCATACGGGCACATTGCCGTCTGGTACCACGGGCAGATCTACGACCAGAACTTCAACGGCCGTCGGACCGGCGGTTCCCACGCCTTCTTCGGCTATGGGTACCTGGGTCACTGGCGGAAAACACCGCCCATCAGCAATCAGCTTCCGCAAGCCTCTCTCGACGACGTGAACGGTGGACCTGGGCAGATCCGTGTGCGCGGCTGGGCGTTCGACCGAGACAACTTGGCGGCGCAACTCGGCGTTCACGTCTATATGGGCGGCCCGGCTGGATCTGGAGCCCCCGGTTACGCCATCGCTGCGAACACCTCGCGCCCGGATGTCGAGAATGTCTTCGGCCCGGTGGGCCAGTACCACGGCTTCGACTCCTGGATCTCCACCAACATGCGTGGAACTTTCGCGGTCTACGTCTATGCGATCAATGTGCCTCAAGGCGACAATCCGCTCATCGGCCAACGGACGGTCACTGTCAGCGACCCGAACCCGTTCGGTCGCGTCGATTCCGCCACCTCGCCTTCACCGGGGTATCTGCGAGTCCGCGGATGGGCTGCCGATCCGAATTCAACCACCGCATCTATCGGTGTCCATCTCTACGTCGGCGCCCCGGCCGGCACCGCGGGTGCAGACGTCAAAGCGGTCACCGCCAACCTCAGCCGCTCGGACATCGCAGCGACCTACCCCGAGTACGGGGACAAGCACGGCTTCGACCTCACGTTCTACACCGGCCGTCGCGGCGCGGTTCCCGTGTACGGGTACGCGTTGAACACCGGGCCTGGAGACAACCAGGCAATCGGCTCCGGAACGGCAACCGTCGCTGCGCCGAAGTATGTGTCGTTGGCTCCGTCGCGGGTTTTGGATACGCGGTATGGGATTGGTGCGCCGAAGGCGGTGGTGCCGGCTGGTGGTCGGGTGGATCTGCAGGTCACGGGCGTGGGTGGTGTGCCGGCCGGTGCGTCGGCTGTGGTGTTGAACGTGACGGCGGTCTCGCCGACGGGTCCGGGGTCGGGGTATGTGACGGTGTGGCCGACGGGCGCGGTGCGGCCGACGGCGTCGAACCTGAATTTCGTTCCCGGACAGACGGTTCCGAACCTGGTCGTGACGAAGGTCGGTACGGGCGGCAAGGTGTCGTTGTACACCGCGGCGCGGACACAGTTGATTGCGGATGTCGCGGGGTATTACCCGGCGGGTGCGGCGTACACCGGGGTGACCCCGGTGCGGGTGTTGGATACGCGGTACGGGATCGGTGCACCGAAGGTGCGGATCCCGGCGGGTGGCACGGTGACGGTGACGATCGGTGGTGCGAACGGGGTGCCGGCGAACGCGTCGGCGGCGGTCGTGAACATCACGACGGTCGGGCCGGCGGGTGCAGGGTCGGTGACGGCGTATCCGGCGGGGGTGGCGGTGCCGTCGGCGTTGTCGGTGTCGTACCGGTCGAATCAGACGATCGCGGGGATGGGTGTGGTCAAGCTCGGCACGGGCGGCAAGATCACGTTGCGGTCGACGGCGTCGACGGAGTTGATCGTCGATCTGGACGGCTGGGTGCCGGCCGTCGGTGACACGGTGGCGTTCACACCGACGCGGTTGGTGACCAACCGTGCGGTGGCCTCGGGTGGGTCGTTCACCGTTCAGGTGGCCGGTGTTGCCGGGGTGCCGGCGAACGCGAAGGCGGTGCAGGTGACGGTGACCGCGGCGAACCCGTCGACGGCGGGGTACCTGACGGTCTATCCGACGGGCGGTGCCCGGCCGGTGGTGTCGAATCTGAACTACACCACCGGTGGGTCGATCTCGAACAGTGCGATCGTGAAGGTCGGCACCGGCGGCACGATCACCGTGTTCGCCTCGGGGGCAACCCCGGTCACGGTCGACACCTCCGCCTACTGGACCCCCTGA